Proteins from a genomic interval of Qipengyuania sp. JC766:
- a CDS encoding 8-amino-7-oxononanoate synthase codes for MSHSNFHHQDLIRLQDAGRRRALALPEGIDFASNDYLALAGSAALRQAAVAALTRGVALGSGGSRLLRGHTAEHAVLEEEAARFFGSEAALFVGSGFSANSLMLSTLPQAGDLILHDALIHASAHEGMRLSRAAHRSFAHNDVDAARDAIRRWRREGGRGTVWVVFETLYSMDGDIAPVADFAALADGEDTMMVIDEAHAVGACGPQGRGLAADLHGRDDVLVLATCGKALGCEGALILLPETYRDFLVNRGRNFIFSTAPSPLMAEVARSALRLVAAADDQRTRLRTLIEATATEIAPSGFAASGSHIQPIVLGDDRRTMAVADALRSRGFDIRGIRPPSVPDGSARLRISITLNASEEAIAMLGDALKEIV; via the coding sequence GTGTCGCATTCGAATTTCCATCACCAGGACCTGATCCGCTTGCAGGATGCCGGGCGCCGGCGAGCGCTCGCACTGCCGGAAGGGATCGACTTCGCCTCGAACGACTATCTCGCACTGGCAGGCTCGGCCGCGCTCCGGCAGGCGGCGGTCGCGGCCCTGACGCGCGGGGTCGCGCTCGGCTCCGGCGGATCGCGCCTGCTGCGCGGCCATACGGCCGAGCATGCCGTGCTGGAGGAGGAGGCGGCGCGTTTCTTCGGTTCGGAAGCCGCGCTCTTCGTCGGCTCCGGCTTCTCAGCGAACAGCCTGATGCTTTCCACTCTGCCGCAGGCCGGCGACCTGATCCTGCACGACGCCCTGATCCATGCCAGTGCGCACGAGGGAATGCGGCTTTCGCGTGCCGCGCACCGGTCCTTCGCGCATAACGATGTCGACGCGGCCCGCGACGCGATCCGTCGCTGGCGACGGGAGGGCGGACGCGGAACGGTCTGGGTCGTGTTCGAAACGCTCTACAGCATGGATGGCGACATCGCGCCCGTCGCCGACTTTGCCGCGCTGGCCGACGGCGAGGACACCATGATGGTGATCGACGAGGCGCACGCGGTCGGCGCGTGCGGGCCGCAGGGGCGCGGGCTGGCGGCGGACCTTCACGGGCGCGACGACGTTCTGGTCCTGGCCACCTGCGGGAAGGCGCTGGGCTGCGAAGGAGCATTGATCCTGCTGCCGGAAACATACCGCGATTTCCTGGTCAACAGGGGCCGCAATTTCATCTTCTCGACTGCGCCTTCGCCCCTGATGGCGGAGGTGGCGCGGTCCGCGCTGCGGCTCGTGGCGGCGGCGGACGATCAGCGCACCCGGCTGCGGACTTTAATCGAAGCCACCGCGACAGAGATCGCGCCGTCGGGCTTTGCCGCCAGCGGATCGCACATCCAGCCGATCGTGCTCGGGGATGACCGCCGGACCATGGCCGTCGCCGATGCCTTGCGATCGCGTGGGTTCGACATTCGCGGCATTCGTCCGCCCTCGGTTCCCGATGGCAGCGCGCGCCTGCGCATATCGATAACGCTCAACGCCAGCGAAGAGGCGATCGCCATGCTCGGCGATGCCTTGAAGGAGATAGTGTGA
- a CDS encoding tryptophan halogenase family protein — MGRPPRVVVLGGGSAGWIAASLLHHRWAGQGGHVTVVESPQIGIIGVGEGSTPQLKAMFDHLGISESEWMPACNATYKLGIRFTGWSERPGYESYFHPFPSPVDLHTEPAFSRNCALARRGIDVPALPDDWFLAARIAREARTPHPSANFPFPPAYGYHFDAYRLGEFLRDRAVAAGVRHLPAGVERVELASDGAVAALLCDTGERIEGDLFVDCSGFRGMIVQEALGVPFLSFASNLFNDRAVVMPTPHSGPFLPQTESIAMRAGWRWQIPLTSRIGNGYVYSSRYISDEEAEAELRAAIGMKGNPQEARFLRMKVGRVSETWHRNCLAVGLSQGFIEPLEATALHIVIAIVLEFAQAYEKAGSSDAERDAFNGRAAARYEGIRDYIVAHYRMNRRTDTPYWRDNAANDDLSLALKAMMTAWFTHGDIAEAIDRTYSLPPYPPMSWHALFAGYGTFPEPGKTQPLPAGMRDGDLPAVTRMLDACLSNFAGLAYPAAQKGTEPA, encoded by the coding sequence ATGGGCCGCCCCCCTCGCGTCGTGGTGCTGGGCGGAGGCAGCGCCGGCTGGATCGCGGCCAGCCTGCTGCACCATCGCTGGGCCGGGCAGGGCGGCCATGTGACTGTCGTGGAGAGCCCGCAGATCGGCATCATCGGCGTGGGCGAGGGATCGACCCCGCAGTTGAAGGCGATGTTCGATCACCTGGGCATCTCCGAAAGCGAGTGGATGCCCGCCTGCAACGCGACCTACAAGCTGGGCATAAGGTTCACCGGCTGGAGCGAACGGCCGGGATACGAGAGCTATTTCCACCCTTTCCCCAGCCCCGTGGACCTGCACACCGAACCGGCCTTCTCTCGCAATTGCGCGCTGGCCCGGCGCGGCATCGACGTGCCGGCGCTCCCCGACGACTGGTTCCTCGCGGCCCGGATCGCGCGGGAGGCGCGCACCCCGCACCCGAGCGCGAATTTCCCGTTCCCGCCCGCCTACGGCTACCATTTCGATGCCTACCGGCTGGGCGAGTTCCTGCGCGATCGGGCCGTGGCCGCGGGCGTGCGGCACCTTCCGGCCGGCGTCGAGCGCGTCGAGCTTGCCAGTGACGGCGCAGTCGCCGCGCTGCTTTGCGACACTGGGGAGCGGATTGAGGGCGACCTGTTCGTGGACTGCTCCGGCTTTCGCGGCATGATCGTGCAGGAAGCGCTCGGCGTCCCGTTCCTGTCCTTCGCGTCGAACCTGTTCAACGACCGCGCGGTGGTGATGCCGACCCCGCATTCCGGGCCGTTCCTGCCGCAGACCGAAAGCATCGCCATGCGCGCGGGCTGGCGCTGGCAGATCCCGCTTACGAGCCGGATCGGCAATGGCTACGTCTATTCCTCGCGCTACATTTCGGACGAGGAGGCGGAAGCCGAGCTTCGCGCCGCGATCGGGATGAAAGGGAACCCGCAGGAGGCGCGTTTCCTGCGCATGAAGGTGGGCCGCGTCTCGGAAACCTGGCATCGCAACTGCCTCGCCGTCGGGCTTTCGCAAGGCTTCATCGAACCGCTGGAGGCGACGGCGCTGCACATCGTCATCGCAATCGTGCTTGAATTCGCGCAGGCGTACGAAAAGGCCGGATCTTCGGACGCGGAGCGCGATGCGTTCAACGGCCGGGCGGCCGCGCGTTACGAGGGTATTCGCGACTACATCGTCGCGCATTACCGGATGAACCGGCGAACGGACACGCCATACTGGCGCGACAACGCGGCGAACGATGATCTCTCCCTCGCCCTGAAGGCGATGATGACGGCCTGGTTTACGCATGGCGACATCGCGGAAGCCATCGACCGGACGTATTCCCTGCCGCCCTATCCGCCGATGAGCTGGCATGCCCTGTTTGCCGGTTACGGTACCTTTCCCGAGCCGGGAAAGACGCAGCCGCTGCCGGCGGGTATGAGGGACGGGGACCTGCCCGCCGTCACGCGGATGCTGGACGCGTGCCTAAGCAACTTTGCGGGGCTGGCGTACCCGGCAGCGCAGAAAGGCACCGAGCCGGCCTGA
- a CDS encoding alpha/beta hydrolase-fold protein, whose product MRWLLPLLALLLAACATPSAVGPVAAGRFVEVERIAAEGLPDQRLTIWLPPDYDAGQRRYPVLYMHDGHNLFDPAKSNFGKVWAADRAMLAAMETGRVEPHIIVGIWAPGPDRYRQYLPQFAAIRATGGIAASIADNSNGGPVVSARYLAWIADELKPLIDREYRTRPGPGDTAIAGSSMGGIMSCYAIVERPDIFGRAACISSHWPVALPDEAEADRAQVLGIWRDWLGDRLGPPDGRRIWMDHGTATLDRYYAPYQRAVDRSFVAAGWTEGRDFRSEVYEGAEHEENAWAARLPEIFDWLLAD is encoded by the coding sequence ATGCGCTGGCTGCTGCCCCTCCTCGCGCTGCTGCTCGCCGCCTGCGCCACGCCGTCGGCCGTCGGGCCGGTAGCGGCGGGGCGGTTCGTGGAGGTGGAGCGGATCGCGGCAGAGGGCCTGCCCGACCAGCGGCTGACGATCTGGCTGCCGCCCGACTACGACGCGGGACAGCGCCGCTATCCGGTGCTCTACATGCACGACGGGCACAATCTGTTCGATCCGGCGAAGTCGAATTTCGGCAAGGTCTGGGCGGCGGACAGAGCGATGCTGGCCGCCATGGAAACCGGCCGGGTCGAACCGCACATCATCGTCGGGATCTGGGCGCCGGGACCGGACCGCTACCGCCAGTACCTCCCGCAATTCGCCGCCATTCGTGCGACGGGTGGCATCGCCGCCAGCATCGCGGACAACAGCAATGGCGGCCCGGTCGTCTCCGCGCGCTATCTCGCCTGGATCGCGGACGAGCTGAAACCGCTGATCGACCGCGAATACCGCACCCGGCCCGGCCCCGGAGACACCGCCATCGCGGGGTCGAGCATGGGCGGGATCATGAGCTGCTACGCCATCGTGGAGCGGCCCGACATCTTCGGGCGCGCGGCCTGCATCAGTTCCCATTGGCCCGTTGCCCTCCCGGACGAGGCCGAAGCGGACCGGGCGCAGGTCCTCGGGATCTGGCGGGACTGGCTCGGCGATCGTCTCGGCCCGCCGGACGGGCGCCGCATCTGGATGGACCACGGCACCGCCACGCTCGACCGCTATTACGCGCCGTACCAGCGGGCCGTCGATCGCAGCTTCGTGGCCGCCGGATGGACAGAGGGGCGCGATTTCCGCTCGGAGGTGTACGAGGGCGCGGAGCACGAGGAAAACGCCTGGGCCGCGCGCCTGCCGGAAATCTTCGATTGGCTGCTCGCCGACTGA
- a CDS encoding glycoside hydrolase family 97 protein: protein MIRGLVAALLATVATPALAEDVTSPDGRIVATLDVDNDGVPYYRVMRDGAEVIAESDLGFTFTDAETMRRNFVIENAVTATHDDTWEQPWGERRFVRDRHNELAVTFRETRDTSKRALTVRMRVFDDGIGFRYEFAESADMPVANIAEELTEFAIAGDGTAWWIPGGDWNRYEYLYNETPITGVSIAHTPMTVRLDNGTHLSFHEAALVDYSGMWLRRMDGRRFRAMLAPSSRGAKVVREGAFETPWRTIRIADGPDGLVESNLELNLNEPNKLGDVSYFEPAKYIGIWWGMIRGDWSWAQGPKHGATTERAKEYVDFAAENGFRGVLIEGWNYGWDGNWFGNGRDYSYTRSYPDFDLEEVAEYARGKGVRIIGHHETGGNIQVYEAQLEDALDLYQRLGVDVIKTGYVADAGGIISCNADIADPCEGEVYEWHDGQRQVQHHLKVVQAAAERQIAINPHEPVKDTGLRRTYPNWVAREGARGQEYNAWGRFANGPEHDPTLVYTRMLSGPMDYTPGVLGLVGAEGVPIASTKAKQLGLYLAIYSPIQMAADFKESLAEHPRELDFIRQVPADWAESHLIAGAVGDYAIFARKDRNSEDWYVGGVNDATERTVTLDFDFLEDGQTYAATIYKDGPEATYLTDKRHDIAYETLSVAKGDRYTVRLAPGGGMAMQLKRR, encoded by the coding sequence ATGATCCGTGGCCTCGTCGCGGCCCTGCTGGCGACGGTCGCCACGCCGGCGCTGGCGGAGGACGTCACCTCGCCCGACGGGCGCATCGTCGCGACGCTCGATGTCGATAATGACGGCGTGCCCTATTACCGCGTGATGCGCGACGGGGCGGAAGTGATTGCCGAAAGCGATCTCGGCTTCACCTTCACCGATGCCGAGACCATGCGGCGCAATTTCGTGATCGAGAACGCGGTCACCGCCACCCATGACGACACGTGGGAGCAGCCCTGGGGCGAGCGCCGCTTCGTCAGGGACCGTCACAACGAGCTGGCCGTCACTTTCCGCGAGACGCGCGATACCAGCAAGCGGGCGCTGACTGTGCGCATGCGGGTCTTCGACGACGGAATCGGCTTCCGTTACGAATTCGCGGAAAGCGCGGACATGCCGGTCGCCAATATCGCGGAGGAGCTGACCGAGTTTGCGATCGCGGGCGATGGCACCGCCTGGTGGATCCCGGGCGGGGACTGGAACCGGTACGAATACCTCTACAACGAGACGCCGATCACCGGTGTTTCCATTGCCCATACGCCCATGACCGTCCGGCTGGATAACGGGACGCACCTGTCCTTCCACGAAGCCGCGCTGGTCGATTATTCGGGCATGTGGCTGCGGCGGATGGACGGCCGCCGCTTCCGCGCGATGCTGGCCCCATCCAGCCGCGGCGCCAAGGTCGTTCGCGAAGGCGCGTTCGAGACGCCCTGGCGCACCATCCGCATCGCCGACGGGCCGGACGGACTGGTGGAAAGCAACCTGGAACTGAACCTCAACGAACCCAACAAGCTGGGCGATGTCAGCTATTTCGAGCCGGCCAAGTATATCGGCATCTGGTGGGGCATGATCCGCGGCGACTGGAGCTGGGCGCAGGGTCCGAAGCACGGCGCGACGACCGAGAGGGCAAAGGAATATGTCGATTTCGCCGCCGAGAACGGGTTTCGCGGCGTGCTGATCGAAGGCTGGAACTACGGCTGGGACGGCAACTGGTTCGGCAACGGACGCGATTACAGCTACACCCGCAGCTATCCCGATTTCGACCTGGAGGAAGTCGCCGAATATGCGCGCGGCAAGGGCGTGCGGATCATCGGCCACCACGAGACGGGCGGCAATATCCAGGTCTACGAAGCGCAACTGGAAGACGCGCTCGACCTGTACCAGCGGCTGGGCGTGGACGTGATCAAGACCGGTTACGTCGCCGATGCGGGCGGGATCATTTCCTGCAATGCCGACATCGCCGATCCGTGTGAGGGCGAGGTGTACGAGTGGCACGACGGCCAGCGGCAGGTGCAGCACCACCTGAAGGTCGTGCAGGCAGCGGCCGAGCGCCAGATCGCCATCAATCCGCACGAGCCGGTGAAGGATACGGGCCTCAGGCGCACTTATCCCAACTGGGTCGCGCGCGAGGGCGCCCGGGGGCAGGAGTACAACGCGTGGGGCCGCTTCGCCAACGGTCCGGAACACGATCCCACGCTGGTCTACACGCGCATGCTGTCGGGTCCGATGGACTACACGCCGGGCGTGCTGGGGCTTGTGGGGGCGGAAGGCGTGCCGATCGCCTCGACCAAGGCCAAGCAGCTCGGCCTGTATCTCGCGATCTACTCGCCGATCCAGATGGCGGCCGATTTCAAGGAAAGTCTCGCCGAACATCCGCGCGAGCTCGACTTCATCCGGCAGGTGCCCGCGGACTGGGCCGAAAGCCACCTGATCGCGGGCGCGGTGGGCGATTATGCCATCTTCGCGCGCAAGGACCGCAACAGCGAGGACTGGTACGTGGGCGGCGTGAACGACGCGACCGAACGGACCGTGACGCTCGATTTCGACTTCCTTGAGGACGGGCAGACCTATGCAGCGACGATCTACAAGGACGGGCCGGAGGCGACCTACCTTACGGACAAACGGCACGACATCGCCTACGAGACGCTGAGCGTCGCCAAGGGCGATCGCTACACCGTCCGGCTGGCCCCCGGCGGCGGCATGGCGATGCAGCTGAAGCGCCGGTGA
- a CDS encoding alpha-amylase family glycosyl hydrolase — protein MASVATDPAAKADPALPWWKGASIYQIYPRSFMDANGDGIGDLPGITSRLDHVASLGVAAIWISPFFTSPMRDFGYDVADYCNVDPIFGTLEDFDALVERAHALGLRVLIDQVYSHTSDEHDWFRESRSSRENPKADWYVWADPRPDGSPPSNWQSVFGGPAWTWDARRRQYYLHNFLSSQPQLNVHNRAVQDALLDVARFWLDRGVDGFRIDALNFAMHDPELRDNPPAPATDRPRTRPFDFQRRVHNQSHPDIPLFIERIREVTDGYDAVFTVAEVGGDEAETEMKAFTQGETRLNSAYGFNFLYAEKLTPGLVCAALAEWPDEPGIGWPSWAFENHDAPRALSRWCEPEHREAFARMKMALLACLRGNIILYQGEELGLTQVDIPFDQLHDPEAIANWPLTLSRDGARTPMPWLADETGGFGTGAPWLPLGAENLARSVDLQDADPASLLAHTRAMLALRDAHPALRVGRVVECRADNAILRLTREADGERISAIFNLSGSPHEPGTHYEGTLLCAVNDASPQRLGPYAALLVQR, from the coding sequence ATGGCGAGCGTTGCAACCGATCCTGCGGCGAAGGCCGATCCCGCACTTCCCTGGTGGAAGGGCGCGTCGATATACCAGATCTATCCGCGCAGTTTCATGGATGCGAACGGGGACGGCATCGGGGACCTTCCGGGCATCACCAGCCGGCTGGACCACGTGGCCTCGCTCGGCGTGGCGGCGATCTGGATCTCGCCCTTCTTCACCAGCCCGATGCGCGATTTCGGCTACGACGTGGCCGATTACTGCAATGTCGATCCGATCTTCGGCACGCTGGAGGATTTCGACGCACTGGTGGAACGCGCCCATGCGCTGGGCCTGCGCGTCCTGATCGACCAGGTGTATTCGCACACCTCGGACGAGCACGACTGGTTCCGCGAAAGCCGGTCCAGCCGGGAGAACCCCAAGGCGGACTGGTACGTCTGGGCGGACCCCCGGCCGGACGGTTCGCCGCCGAGCAACTGGCAATCGGTCTTCGGCGGCCCGGCCTGGACCTGGGACGCGCGGCGCCGGCAGTATTACCTGCACAACTTCCTGAGCAGCCAGCCGCAGCTCAACGTCCACAACCGCGCCGTGCAGGACGCGCTGCTGGACGTGGCGCGGTTCTGGCTGGATCGCGGGGTCGATGGCTTCCGGATCGATGCGCTCAATTTCGCGATGCACGACCCGGAACTGCGCGACAATCCGCCGGCGCCCGCCACCGACCGGCCGCGCACGCGCCCCTTCGATTTCCAGCGCCGGGTCCACAACCAGTCGCATCCGGACATCCCGCTGTTCATCGAACGGATCCGCGAAGTCACCGATGGATATGACGCGGTGTTCACCGTGGCCGAAGTGGGCGGGGACGAGGCCGAGACCGAGATGAAGGCCTTTACGCAAGGCGAGACCCGGCTGAACTCGGCCTACGGTTTCAACTTCCTCTATGCCGAGAAGCTGACCCCCGGCCTCGTCTGCGCGGCGCTGGCGGAATGGCCGGACGAGCCCGGTATCGGCTGGCCGAGCTGGGCGTTCGAGAACCACGATGCGCCGCGCGCCCTGTCGCGCTGGTGCGAACCGGAGCATCGCGAGGCCTTTGCCCGGATGAAGATGGCGCTGCTGGCGTGCCTGCGCGGAAACATCATCCTCTACCAGGGGGAGGAGCTGGGCCTGACCCAGGTCGATATCCCGTTCGACCAGCTGCACGATCCCGAAGCGATCGCCAACTGGCCGCTGACCCTGTCGCGCGACGGCGCGCGGACCCCGATGCCCTGGCTGGCCGACGAAACCGGCGGTTTCGGGACCGGCGCGCCCTGGCTGCCGCTGGGCGCGGAAAACCTGGCGCGGTCCGTCGATTTGCAGGACGCGGACCCCGCCTCCCTGCTGGCCCACACCCGCGCCATGCTGGCGCTGCGCGACGCGCATCCGGCCCTGCGGGTCGGCCGCGTGGTCGAATGCCGTGCCGACAATGCCATCCTGCGCCTGACGCGCGAAGCGGATGGCGAGCGCATCAGCGCGATCTTCAACCTGTCCGGTTCGCCCCACGAACCCGGCACCCATTACGAGGGAACACTTCTATGCGCCGTGAACGATGCCAGCCCGCAGCGTCTGGGACCCTACGCAGCGCTGCTCGTCCAGCGATGA